The following are encoded together in the Mesoterricola sediminis genome:
- a CDS encoding PAS domain-containing protein, translating into MTPDPPQSADPAPEPAPPARRPEGGQALGPILDTIPQAVFWKDPEGRYQGCNRVFASYVGLDEAALVGRTDRELPWPPEHAEAYMADDREVLEGRVPWRRRVEPVRRVDGSTRWVETTKVPLAGAEGRPAGILGIFEDVTERLRLEAELRDVQELNESIIRSAEEGIVVTDPGLRVRVWNAYMAAMTGLPEACILGRPLLDALPRLEDVGFRDRIRRVLGGEAVAPLEFPWHVDASGTSGWAVDRSVALRDGSGAIVGALSLMRDITARRTAEKALRESESRFRALFESLTEGVALHELARDAGGRSVDYRILDVNPAFERHTGLARQAVRGRLASDVYGGPVAPFLETYARVADGGVPASFEVRFEPMAKDFRVTAVSPKPGQFATVFEDITERLARERDLARLNALYGVLSHLGRCLVRVATREELFQDACRILVESGGYRVAWVLWQDAAGVFLEPLAGYGEAVAAIREVTVRLGPDASGALGPTATAIRNGRVEVCRDFHEDPRTGPWREPARSLGLRSFAVVPLREGSGEAGALLLFGGEPKDFHPEEVGLLEEVGATLSFGLDHLAADAERVRLASQVAQAQKMDSLGSLAGGVAHDINNVLGAVQALAMVHQLQAPEGSRVRRDMETVIRACQRGGNLVKGLLGFARQNLAENRLLDLNGLVREEAALLERTTLGRVRLVLDLAPEPLVVNGDPGALAHCLMNLCVNAVDAMPGGGTLALSTRREGERVRLEVADTGTGMPPEVLEKALDPFYTTKPQGKGTGLGLAIVYGTVKNHRGDLELASAPGEGTRVRIRLPLAGTAAPAPGPRAAEAGGPARARSILLVDDDELILSSIPALVESLGHRVETASSGAEGLARLARGPVPDLVILDMNMPDLDGGATLARIRRDHPTLPVLLATGRADQTALDLVAAHPYVTLLPKPFNLQELGQAIEGYA; encoded by the coding sequence ATGACCCCAGACCCGCCCCAGTCCGCTGACCCCGCGCCGGAGCCGGCGCCCCCGGCCCGGCGCCCGGAAGGCGGCCAGGCCCTGGGCCCCATCCTGGACACGATCCCCCAGGCGGTGTTCTGGAAGGACCCGGAGGGGCGCTACCAGGGGTGCAACCGGGTGTTCGCCTCGTACGTGGGGCTGGACGAGGCGGCCCTGGTGGGCCGGACGGACCGGGAGCTGCCCTGGCCCCCGGAGCACGCGGAGGCCTACATGGCCGACGACCGCGAGGTCCTGGAGGGCCGGGTGCCCTGGCGCCGCCGCGTCGAACCCGTCCGCCGGGTCGATGGGTCCACCCGCTGGGTGGAGACGACCAAGGTGCCCCTGGCGGGCGCCGAGGGGCGCCCGGCGGGGATCCTGGGCATCTTCGAGGATGTGACCGAGCGGCTTCGCCTCGAGGCCGAGCTGCGGGACGTCCAGGAACTGAATGAGTCGATCATCCGCTCCGCGGAGGAAGGCATCGTCGTGACGGACCCCGGCCTCCGGGTCCGGGTGTGGAACGCCTACATGGCCGCCATGACGGGCCTGCCGGAAGCCTGCATCCTGGGCCGCCCCCTCCTGGACGCCCTGCCGCGCCTCGAGGACGTGGGGTTCCGGGACCGCATCCGGCGGGTGCTGGGGGGCGAGGCCGTCGCGCCGCTGGAATTCCCCTGGCACGTGGACGCCTCCGGGACCTCGGGGTGGGCGGTGGACCGCAGCGTGGCCCTGCGGGACGGGTCGGGCGCCATCGTGGGCGCCCTGTCCCTCATGCGCGACATCACCGCCCGCCGCACCGCGGAGAAGGCGCTGCGCGAGAGCGAATCGCGCTTCCGGGCCCTCTTCGAAAGCCTGACGGAGGGCGTGGCCCTCCATGAGCTGGCGCGGGACGCCGGTGGGCGGTCGGTGGACTACCGGATCCTGGACGTGAACCCCGCCTTCGAGCGTCACACGGGCCTGGCGCGGCAGGCCGTGCGGGGCCGCCTGGCCAGCGACGTCTATGGAGGCCCCGTCGCACCCTTCCTGGAGACCTACGCGCGCGTCGCCGACGGCGGGGTCCCCGCCTCCTTCGAGGTGCGCTTCGAGCCCATGGCCAAGGACTTCCGCGTCACCGCCGTCAGTCCCAAGCCGGGCCAGTTCGCCACGGTGTTCGAGGACATCACCGAACGCCTCGCCCGGGAGCGGGACCTGGCGCGCCTCAACGCCCTCTACGGCGTGCTCAGCCACCTGGGGCGCTGCCTCGTCCGGGTCGCCACCCGGGAGGAGCTCTTCCAGGACGCCTGCCGGATCCTGGTCGAATCCGGGGGCTACCGCGTGGCCTGGGTGCTCTGGCAGGACGCCGCGGGCGTGTTCCTGGAACCCCTTGCGGGGTACGGCGAGGCCGTGGCCGCCATCCGGGAGGTGACCGTGCGCCTGGGCCCGGACGCCAGCGGGGCCCTGGGACCCACGGCCACCGCGATCCGGAACGGGCGCGTGGAGGTCTGCAGGGATTTCCACGAGGATCCGCGCACGGGGCCCTGGCGGGAACCGGCCCGGAGCCTCGGCCTGCGGAGCTTCGCGGTGGTGCCCCTCCGCGAGGGGAGCGGCGAGGCCGGGGCCCTCCTGCTCTTCGGGGGGGAGCCCAAGGATTTCCATCCCGAGGAGGTGGGCCTGCTGGAGGAGGTGGGCGCCACCCTCTCCTTCGGCCTGGATCACCTGGCCGCGGACGCGGAGCGGGTGAGGCTGGCAAGTCAGGTGGCGCAGGCCCAGAAGATGGACAGCCTCGGCAGCCTGGCCGGGGGGGTGGCCCACGACATCAACAACGTGCTCGGGGCCGTCCAGGCCCTGGCCATGGTGCACCAGCTGCAGGCCCCCGAGGGCTCCCGGGTCCGCCGGGACATGGAGACCGTCATCCGCGCCTGCCAGCGGGGCGGAAACCTCGTCAAGGGCCTGCTGGGATTCGCGCGGCAGAACCTCGCCGAGAACCGCCTCCTGGACCTGAACGGCCTCGTGCGGGAGGAGGCCGCGCTCCTGGAGCGCACCACCCTCGGCCGGGTGCGCCTGGTGCTGGACCTGGCGCCGGAGCCCCTCGTGGTGAACGGCGACCCCGGCGCCCTGGCCCACTGCCTCATGAACCTGTGCGTGAACGCCGTGGACGCCATGCCCGGGGGCGGGACCCTCGCCCTGTCCACGCGGCGCGAGGGGGAGCGGGTCCGGCTGGAGGTGGCCGACACGGGCACCGGGATGCCGCCCGAGGTGCTCGAGAAGGCGCTGGACCCCTTCTACACGACCAAGCCCCAGGGCAAGGGCACCGGGCTCGGCCTCGCCATCGTCTACGGCACCGTGAAGAACCACCGGGGGGACCTGGAGCTCGCGAGCGCGCCTGGCGAGGGCACCCGGGTGCGGATCCGCCTGCCCCTGGCCGGAACGGCGGCGCCCGCGCCGGGCCCCCGGGCGGCGGAGGCCGGGGGGCCGGCCCGGGCCCGGTCCATCCTCCTCGTGGACGACGACGAGCTGATCCTCAGCTCCATCCCGGCCCTGGTGGAGAGCCTCGGCCACCGGGTGGAGACGGCCTCCAGCGGCGCGGAGGGCCTCGCGCGCCTGGCCCGGGGGCCCGTGCCCGACCTGGTGATCCTGGACATGAACATGCCGGACCTGGACGGGGGCGCCACCCTGGCGCGCATCCGCCGGGACCATCCCACCCTCCCGGTGCTCCTGGCGACGGGACGCGCCGACCAGACCGCCCTGGACCTGGTGGCGGCCCACCCCTACGTCACCCTGCTGCCCAAGCCCTTCAACCTCCAGGAGCTGGGCCAGGCCATCGAGGGCTACGCCTGA
- a CDS encoding S41 family peptidase: MKWAALLLALLAPLALAGGTPPRQYQDPTLSRDRIAFAYAGMIWTVPRAGGAAQRLVQAQGRCSHPAFSPDGAWLAFTSVVDGNADVYVVPAAGGEPRRLTYHPGPDLVAGWTPDSRKVLFHSLRATPRDLERLFTIPVTGGHPEALPLPSGSEGSYQADGSHLAYVPHSQWQPAWKRYRGGQTTPIWIADLADSSITRVPRTNSNDRNPMWIGGKVYFLSDREGAVTLFAYDPQAGTVARVLDNPGGFDIVSASAGPGAIVYHQFGALKLLDLATGQARTVPVEISADLPETRPRLARIEPGQILHAFPSPSGKRVLVEARGEILSVPAEKGDVRNLTSSPGVADRDPAWSPDGKWVAWFSDEGGEYALRLRAPDGLGPVRTVKLGQPASFFYGPRWSPDSRKLAYTDKRMNLWVLDLEKTEPVKVDADLFDAPGCHLDPAWSPDSRWLAYTRQLPNHLHAIFVYGLEDRKPVQITDGRSDAFSPRFDRNGKHLHFLAGTGTGLGAGWLDMTSMGRAITSSAYVAVLRKDLPSPLAPESDEEGAAKEEKPEAKDKKAAGPEPVRIDFDGLDQRILALPVPRANYVALETGAEGVVFLLEAKVALADEDYVEAERGFPVSVHRFDFKTRKAEPFLPAVDAPETTNGGTLTFIPTADGSKVLYASQSKWFLVGADKAPKPGEGALRTDLQVFVDPPREWRQMFDEVWRIERDFLYDPAFHGVDLARAKALYEPFLEGLGSREELNGLFREMTGHLCLGHTFVNGGALPRQDRAPVGLLGADYEVDGNRYRFKRILQGENWNPRLQSPLTQPGVNVREGEYLLAVNGRDVTAAQEVHQAFLGAAGRQTVLTVGPKADGTGARQVTVVPVDSEGALRLRTWMEDNRRLVDRLTGGRVAYVFIPDTFAGGFANFNRYYFSQVDKQAAILDERFNHGGSIADFIVDQLKKTPAMVNVSREGRDVVEPAQALFGPKVMLINQMSGSGGDALPWLFRRAGVGPLVGTRTWGGLVGIGGYPSLLDGGSVTAPRWGLFGVGTGWDVENIGVAPDVEVEMDPALVRQGREPQLERAVKLVLEMLEKQPPQTFPHPPIPAHADTLPKP; encoded by the coding sequence ATGAAGTGGGCCGCCCTCCTGCTCGCACTCCTCGCGCCCCTGGCGCTTGCCGGCGGGACGCCGCCCCGGCAGTACCAGGATCCGACCCTGTCCCGGGACCGGATCGCCTTCGCCTACGCGGGCATGATCTGGACGGTGCCCCGGGCGGGGGGCGCGGCCCAGCGCCTGGTCCAGGCCCAGGGCCGGTGCAGCCATCCGGCCTTCTCTCCGGACGGCGCTTGGCTGGCCTTCACCAGCGTGGTGGACGGCAATGCGGACGTGTACGTGGTGCCGGCCGCCGGCGGCGAGCCCCGCCGCCTCACCTACCACCCGGGCCCGGATCTCGTGGCGGGCTGGACCCCCGACAGCCGGAAGGTCCTGTTCCATTCCCTGCGGGCCACCCCCCGGGACCTGGAGCGGCTCTTCACGATCCCCGTGACGGGTGGCCACCCGGAGGCCCTGCCCCTGCCCTCCGGTTCGGAGGGGAGCTACCAGGCCGATGGGTCCCACCTGGCCTACGTGCCCCATTCCCAGTGGCAGCCCGCCTGGAAGCGCTACCGGGGCGGCCAGACCACGCCCATCTGGATCGCCGACCTGGCGGATTCGTCCATCACGCGGGTGCCGCGCACCAACAGCAACGACCGCAACCCCATGTGGATCGGGGGGAAGGTCTACTTCCTCTCCGACCGGGAGGGGGCCGTCACCCTCTTCGCCTACGACCCCCAGGCCGGCACCGTGGCCCGGGTCCTGGACAACCCCGGCGGCTTCGACATCGTCTCCGCCTCGGCCGGTCCGGGCGCCATCGTCTACCACCAGTTCGGCGCCCTGAAGCTCCTGGATCTGGCCACGGGCCAGGCCCGCACCGTGCCCGTGGAGATCTCGGCCGACCTGCCCGAGACCCGCCCGCGCCTCGCGCGCATCGAGCCCGGCCAGATCCTCCATGCCTTCCCCTCCCCCAGCGGCAAGCGGGTGCTCGTGGAGGCCCGGGGCGAGATCCTTAGCGTCCCCGCCGAAAAGGGCGATGTGCGCAACCTGACGTCCAGCCCGGGCGTGGCCGACCGGGATCCGGCCTGGTCCCCCGACGGCAAGTGGGTGGCCTGGTTCTCGGACGAGGGCGGGGAATACGCCCTCCGCCTGCGGGCCCCCGACGGCCTCGGGCCGGTGCGCACCGTCAAGCTGGGTCAGCCCGCCTCCTTCTTCTACGGGCCCCGCTGGTCTCCCGACAGCCGCAAGCTCGCCTACACCGACAAGCGCATGAACCTCTGGGTGCTGGACCTGGAGAAGACCGAACCCGTCAAGGTGGACGCGGACCTCTTCGACGCCCCCGGCTGCCACCTGGACCCGGCCTGGTCCCCCGATAGCCGCTGGCTCGCCTACACCCGCCAGCTGCCCAACCACCTGCACGCCATCTTCGTGTACGGGCTGGAGGACCGGAAGCCCGTCCAGATCACCGACGGACGCAGCGACGCCTTCTCCCCCCGCTTCGACCGCAACGGCAAGCACCTCCACTTCCTGGCGGGCACGGGCACCGGCCTTGGCGCCGGCTGGCTCGACATGACCTCCATGGGCCGGGCCATCACCTCCAGCGCCTACGTGGCCGTGCTGCGCAAAGACCTGCCCTCCCCCCTGGCCCCCGAGAGCGACGAGGAGGGGGCCGCCAAGGAGGAGAAGCCCGAGGCCAAGGACAAGAAGGCCGCGGGCCCCGAGCCCGTGCGCATCGATTTCGACGGCCTGGACCAGCGCATCCTGGCCCTGCCCGTGCCCCGGGCCAACTACGTGGCCCTGGAGACGGGCGCCGAGGGCGTGGTGTTCCTCCTGGAGGCCAAGGTCGCCCTGGCCGACGAGGACTACGTGGAGGCCGAGCGCGGCTTCCCCGTCTCCGTCCACCGCTTCGACTTCAAGACCCGCAAGGCCGAGCCGTTCCTGCCCGCCGTGGACGCCCCGGAGACCACCAACGGCGGCACCCTCACCTTCATCCCCACCGCCGACGGTTCCAAGGTCCTCTACGCCAGCCAGTCCAAGTGGTTCCTCGTGGGCGCCGACAAGGCCCCCAAGCCCGGGGAGGGCGCCCTTCGGACCGACCTCCAGGTGTTCGTCGATCCCCCCAGGGAATGGCGGCAGATGTTCGACGAGGTCTGGCGCATCGAGCGCGACTTCCTCTACGATCCCGCCTTCCACGGCGTGGACCTCGCCCGGGCCAAGGCCCTGTACGAGCCCTTCCTGGAAGGCCTCGGGAGCCGGGAGGAGCTCAACGGCCTCTTCCGCGAGATGACCGGCCACCTCTGCCTGGGCCACACCTTCGTGAACGGCGGCGCCCTGCCCCGCCAGGACCGCGCCCCCGTGGGCCTCCTGGGCGCGGACTACGAGGTGGACGGCAACCGCTACCGCTTCAAGCGCATCCTCCAGGGCGAGAACTGGAACCCCCGGCTCCAGTCCCCCCTCACCCAGCCCGGCGTCAACGTCCGCGAGGGCGAGTACCTCCTGGCCGTGAACGGCCGCGATGTCACCGCGGCCCAGGAGGTCCACCAGGCCTTCCTGGGCGCCGCGGGCCGCCAGACCGTGCTCACCGTGGGCCCCAAGGCCGACGGCACCGGCGCGCGCCAGGTCACCGTGGTGCCCGTGGACTCGGAGGGCGCCCTGCGCCTGCGCACCTGGATGGAGGACAACCGCCGCCTCGTGGACCGCCTCACGGGCGGGCGCGTGGCCTACGTGTTCATCCCCGATACCTTCGCCGGCGGCTTCGCCAACTTCAACCGCTACTACTTCTCACAGGTGGACAAGCAGGCCGCGATCCTGGACGAGCGGTTCAACCACGGCGGCAGCATCGCCGACTTCATCGTCGACCAGCTCAAGAAGACCCCCGCCATGGTGAACGTCTCCCGCGAAGGCCGCGACGTGGTCGAGCCGGCCCAGGCCCTCTTCGGGCCCAAGGTCATGCTCATCAACCAGATGTCCGGTTCCGGCGGCGACGCCCTGCCCTGGCTCTT